From a single Eleginops maclovinus isolate JMC-PN-2008 ecotype Puerto Natales chromosome 2, JC_Emac_rtc_rv5, whole genome shotgun sequence genomic region:
- the nedd1 gene encoding protein NEDD1 isoform X1 — protein sequence MEEVTRLVSTGDCVRIWDAGSMAPLEQFNPHSSSHPVAQACWSSNNQYLVSASSSGDKLVVCSLKSSPVPVVELGDGKKQTCVSLSSSSQFLVSGGLDHCVHIWDLKTKRLHRSLRDHKEEVTCVSFNSNDSYVASGSSSGDLVLHSLTTNLSSKAFGHGNNQPIHDLRLSLLRRSLLGSVSDSGSVVLWDSNTQKELHAFDGAHKAPGSGLAFSPASELLVVSVGLDKKIVCYDTASKIVLRSIRVDSPLTAVDFTPDGTGLVVGSTQGKIFQYDLRNSSAPTRVTAAHKTSITCLRFQSSSRHKQSSKLGSSKIVKRSSTKLSNSQSDPAPHRQVTGTAGGAAAEVLTREAEGWQGPEQLPVGEKFSSVGRNSLDVFSPAREDSRFPGTTGDTLFGRTLVTGLEMLSREGEGQPVVSRASLDIFSPVREDSHSGIHRKTPLGTPLTAGRCYSPLSVFQTPPPIKEEEPLTAAESCGPGKSEKASSSSQEGETTPTSSQLTNHSQPVPAFFTPDLRRTNGIQAQLSYESPAQGAPPTAAGASLSAAASSSLSQNIMEVVGQGAAAPLSSLQIHFIQNMIHETLEDFRDVCHRDIVNLQVEMVRQFYIQLNEIHGLIEKYSVNESLVEEVEKLREENRRLKTNY from the exons ATGGAGGAGGTGACCCGCCTGGTGTCCACAGGAGACTGCGTGAGGATCTGGGATGCCGGTTCGATGGCTCCGCTGGAGCAGTTTAACCCTCACAGCAGCAGCCACCCGGTGGCTCAGGCCTGCTGGAGCTCCAACA ATCAGTACCTGGTGAGTGCCAGCAGCAGCGGGGACAAGCTGGTGGTCTGCAGCCTCAAATCCTCCCCGGTCCCCGTGGTGGAGCTGGGAGATGGG AAAAAGCAGACCTGTGTgtccctcagctcctcctctcaGTTCCTGGTGAGCGGGGGTCTGGATCACTGCGTTCACATCTGGGACCTGAAGACCAAGAGACTGCACCGCTCCCTGAgg GACCATAAGGAGGAGGTGACCTGCGTCTCCTTCAACTCCAACGACAGCTACGTGGCTTCGGGCTCCAGCAGCGGAGACCTGGTGCTGCACAGCCTCACCACCAACCTGTCCAGCAAGGCCTTCGGACACGGCAACAACCAG CCGATCCACGATCTGCGGCTGTCCCTTCTGCGGCGCTCACTGCTGGGCAGCGTGTCAGACAGCGGCTCAGTGGTGCTGTGGGACTCGAACACGCAGAAGGAGCTGCATGCGTTCGACGGCGCCCACAAAGCCCCCGGCTCCGGCCTCGCCTTCTCCCCCGCCAGCGAGCTGCTGGTGGTCAGCGTGGGTCTGGACAAGAAGATCGTCTGCTACGACACGGCCAGCAAGAT AGTGCTGAGGTCCATCCGGGTGGACAGCCCCCTCACAGCGGTGGACTTCACTCCGGACGGCACCGGGCTGGTGGTGGGCTCCACGCAGGGGAAGATCTTCCAGTACGACCTGAGGAACTCCAGCGCCCCCACCCGGGTCACCGCCGCTCACAAAACTTCCATCACCTGCCTCCGCttccagagcagcagcagacacaag CAGTCCAGTAAGCTGGGCTCCTCAAAGATCGTGAAGAGATCCTCCACCAAGCTGTCCAACAGCCAGTCTGACCCCGCCCCCCACAGACAGGTGACAGGTACAG cagggggcgctgcagcgGAGGTCCTGACCCGGGAGGCTGAGGGCTGGCAGGGTCCGGAGCAGCTTCCTGTCGGGGAGAAGTTCAGCAGCGTGGGCCGGAACAGCCTGGACGTGTTCTCTCCGGCTCGGGAAG ACTCCCGTTTCCCTGGGACCACCGGAGACACGCTGTTCGGTCGAACCCTCG tcaCCGGACTGGAGATGCTGTCCCGGGAGGGGGAGGGGCAGCCGGTGGTCAGCCGTGCCAGTCTGGACATCTTCTCCCCCGTCAGAGAAG ACTCTCACTCCGGCATTCACCGTAAGACTCCTCTGGGGACGCCGCTGACCGCCGGACGCTGCTACAGCCCGCTGTCCGTCTTCCAAACCCCTCCCCCCATCAAAGAGGAGGAGCCACTCACCGCCGCCGAGTCATGTGGCCCCGGCAAG tcggAGAAGGCAAGCAGCTCCAGTCAGGAGGGGGAGACCACGCCCACTTCCTCTCAGCTGACGAATCACAGCCAGCCAGTCCCGGCATTCTTCACCCCAGACCTCAGGAGAACCAACGGGATTCAAGCGCAGCTGAGCTATGAGTCACCTGCACAGGGAGCTCCGCCCActgcagcag GAGCGTCTCTCTCTgccgccgcctcctcctccctctcccagAACATCATGGAGGTTGTCGGGCAGggagcagcagctcctctctcctcgctgcagatcCACTTCATCCAGAACATGATCCACGAAACTCTGGAGGACTTCAG ggaTGTGTGTCACAGAGACATCGTGAACCTGCAGGTTGAGATGGTGCGACAGTTTTACATCCAGCTG aACGAGATCCACGGCCTGATAGAGAAATACTCCGTGAACGAGTCtctggtggaggaggtggagaaactGAGGGAGGAGAACCGCCGGCTGAAGACCAACTACTGA
- the si:ch211-59o9.10 gene encoding uncharacterized protein si:ch211-59o9.10 isoform X2, whose translation MEDLSAGSSEPDSPGALNRACLLDPEDELYHDLSIMVPETPSPQLGKRRRHSRFTEERFSPVAAGRSPGRHELPHKSKRRRLAAAMAEQSVGFIPASSLRTLPQVSLLESSLSTASSSSSSSSSSSSSSSSSSYLTSVSEGEAGGDGIHSPACLSIRLKKRLEAAAAPASSSSSESLSFLTAEEKQWLNGEQGNSSIAPLEIVISDDEGAAVRSTQQEEDEAFARSLQAQFDREETHSRPRDHQHHHHHPHHHLHQRFHPYMEPSWMPHLLAAVSPLVGFENDLIGQRNRRGRGRRRIADAEEEQQGNDYEHRETQTYISHHKTQPVLPRALLSCTSGSNS comes from the exons ATGGAGGATCTGTCTGCCGGCTCCTCAGAGCCCGACAGCCCCGGCGCTCTGAACCGAGCCTGCCTGCTGGACCCGGAGGACGAACTGTACCACGATCTGTCCATCATGGTCCCAGAAACCCCCAG CCCGCAGCTCGGCAAACGGAGGAGGCACAGTCGCTTCACAGAGGAGCGCTTCAGTCCG GTGGCTGCAGGCAGGTCTCCGGGTCGACATGAACTTCCTCATAAATCCAAGCGCAGGCGTCTGGCTGCAGCAATGGCGGAGCAGAGCGTTGGCTTCATTCCTGCTTCGTCTCTTAGGACGCTTCCTCAGGTCAGCTTGCTGGAGTCCTCCCTGTCCACcgcttcttcctcctcctcctcctcctcctcctcctcctcctcctcctcctcctcctcctacctCACCTCAGTATCGGAGGGGGAGGCGGGGGGAGACGGGATCCACAGTCCTGCATGTCTCAGCATCAGGTTGAAGAAGCGTCTGGAGGCAGCTGCGgctcctgcctcctcctcctcgtctgaATCTCTGTCCTTCCTCACTGCAGAGGAGAAGCAGTGGCTGAACGGAGAGCAGGGAAACTCCTCCATAG ctcctctggaGATCGTGATCAGTGACGATGAGGGGGCCGCAGTGCGCTCCACTCAGCAGGAGGAAGACGAGGCTTTCGCTCGGAGTCTGCAG GCCCAGTTTGACCGGGAGGAGACCCACAGCAGACCCCGtgaccaccaacaccaccaccaccatcctcatcatcatcttcatcagagG TTTCATCCCTACATGGAGCCCAGCTGGATGCCCCACCTCCTCGCTGCCGTCTCTCCTCTGGTCGGCTTTGAAAACG ATCTGATTGGGCAGCGGAACCGAAGGGGGCGGGGCAGGAGGAGGATAGCTGATGCTGAAGAAGAGCAACAGGGCAACGACTACGAG CatagagaaacacagacatacaTCTCCCATCATAAGACCCAACCAGTCCTCCCCAGGGCCCTGCTGAGCTGCACCAGTGGCTCCAATAGCTAG
- the pclaf gene encoding PCNA-associated factor: MVRTKADSVPAAYRKAVAAAAPRKSLGSSSANAQSSTSSQASTPAKGKYAGGNPVCPRPTPDWQKGIGDFFGGPPRKPEKENLKPVEVEVEDGEEAGGSGMSKASRKPRPLPAEEDE; the protein is encoded by the exons ATGGTGAGGACTAAAGCCGACAGTGTTCCCGCAGCATACAGAAAAG ctGTTGCAGCGGCAGCCCCCCGGAAGTCTCTGGGGTCCAGTTCTGCAAACGCGCAGTCCAGCACCAGCAGCCAGGCCTCCACCCCCG CAAAGGGTAAATATGCCGGAGGTAACCCGGTGTGTCCCCGCCCCACGCCGGACTGGCAGAAGGGCATCGGAGATTTCTTCGGCGGCCCCCCGAGGAAACCGGAAAAGGAGAACCTGAAGccggtggaggtggaggtggaggacgGGGAGGAGGCCGGAGGCAGTGGGATGTCCAAGGCCAGCAGGAA GCCCCGGCCGCTGCCTGCCGAGGAGGATGAATGA
- the lyrm5b gene encoding LYR motif-containing protein 5B, with amino-acid sequence MANPLRAEVVRLYKNLLYLGRDYPKGGEYFRDRLRAAFSKNKAESDPQAIRDMISRGEFVSRELEALYYLRKYRAMKKRYYEE; translated from the exons ATGGCGAATCCCCTGAGGGCTGAGGTTGTCCGACTCTATAAAAAT ctGCTGTACCTGGGCCGGGATTACCCTAAAGGCGGCGAGTACTTCAGGGACCGCCTGAGAGCGGCGTTCTCTAAGAACAAAGCTGAGAGCGACCCGCAGGCCATCCGGGACATGATCTCTCGGGGGGAGTTTGTGTCCCGAGAGCTGGAGGCACTCTACTACCTGAGGAAGTACCGCGCCATGAAGAAGCGCTACTACGAGGAGTGA
- the nedd1 gene encoding protein NEDD1 isoform X3, whose protein sequence is MEEVTRLVSTGDCVRIWDAGSMAPLEQFNPHSSSHPVAQACWSSNNQYLVSASSSGDKLVVCSLKSSPVPVVELGDGKKQTCVSLSSSSQFLVSGGLDHCVHIWDLKTKRLHRSLRDHKEEVTCVSFNSNDSYVASGSSSGDLVLHSLTTNLSSKAFGHGNNQPIHDLRLSLLRRSLLGSVSDSGSVVLWDSNTQKELHAFDGAHKAPGSGLAFSPASELLVVSVGLDKKIVCYDTASKIVLRSIRVDSPLTAVDFTPDGTGLVVGSTQGKIFQYDLRNSSAPTRVTAAHKTSITCLRFQSSSRHKQSSKLGSSKIVKRSSTKLSNSQSDPAPHRQVTAGGAAAEVLTREAEGWQGPEQLPVGEKFSSVGRNSLDVFSPAREDSRFPGTTGDTLFGRTLVTGLEMLSREGEGQPVVSRASLDIFSPVREDSHSGIHRKTPLGTPLTAGRCYSPLSVFQTPPPIKEEEPLTAAESCGPGKSEKASSSSQEGETTPTSSQLTNHSQPVPAFFTPDLRRTNGIQAQLSYESPAQGAPPTAAGASLSAAASSSLSQNIMEVVGQGAAAPLSSLQIHFIQNMIHETLEDFRDVCHRDIVNLQVEMVRQFYIQLNEIHGLIEKYSVNESLVEEVEKLREENRRLKTNY, encoded by the exons ATGGAGGAGGTGACCCGCCTGGTGTCCACAGGAGACTGCGTGAGGATCTGGGATGCCGGTTCGATGGCTCCGCTGGAGCAGTTTAACCCTCACAGCAGCAGCCACCCGGTGGCTCAGGCCTGCTGGAGCTCCAACA ATCAGTACCTGGTGAGTGCCAGCAGCAGCGGGGACAAGCTGGTGGTCTGCAGCCTCAAATCCTCCCCGGTCCCCGTGGTGGAGCTGGGAGATGGG AAAAAGCAGACCTGTGTgtccctcagctcctcctctcaGTTCCTGGTGAGCGGGGGTCTGGATCACTGCGTTCACATCTGGGACCTGAAGACCAAGAGACTGCACCGCTCCCTGAgg GACCATAAGGAGGAGGTGACCTGCGTCTCCTTCAACTCCAACGACAGCTACGTGGCTTCGGGCTCCAGCAGCGGAGACCTGGTGCTGCACAGCCTCACCACCAACCTGTCCAGCAAGGCCTTCGGACACGGCAACAACCAG CCGATCCACGATCTGCGGCTGTCCCTTCTGCGGCGCTCACTGCTGGGCAGCGTGTCAGACAGCGGCTCAGTGGTGCTGTGGGACTCGAACACGCAGAAGGAGCTGCATGCGTTCGACGGCGCCCACAAAGCCCCCGGCTCCGGCCTCGCCTTCTCCCCCGCCAGCGAGCTGCTGGTGGTCAGCGTGGGTCTGGACAAGAAGATCGTCTGCTACGACACGGCCAGCAAGAT AGTGCTGAGGTCCATCCGGGTGGACAGCCCCCTCACAGCGGTGGACTTCACTCCGGACGGCACCGGGCTGGTGGTGGGCTCCACGCAGGGGAAGATCTTCCAGTACGACCTGAGGAACTCCAGCGCCCCCACCCGGGTCACCGCCGCTCACAAAACTTCCATCACCTGCCTCCGCttccagagcagcagcagacacaag CAGTCCAGTAAGCTGGGCTCCTCAAAGATCGTGAAGAGATCCTCCACCAAGCTGTCCAACAGCCAGTCTGACCCCGCCCCCCACAGACAGGTGACAG cagggggcgctgcagcgGAGGTCCTGACCCGGGAGGCTGAGGGCTGGCAGGGTCCGGAGCAGCTTCCTGTCGGGGAGAAGTTCAGCAGCGTGGGCCGGAACAGCCTGGACGTGTTCTCTCCGGCTCGGGAAG ACTCCCGTTTCCCTGGGACCACCGGAGACACGCTGTTCGGTCGAACCCTCG tcaCCGGACTGGAGATGCTGTCCCGGGAGGGGGAGGGGCAGCCGGTGGTCAGCCGTGCCAGTCTGGACATCTTCTCCCCCGTCAGAGAAG ACTCTCACTCCGGCATTCACCGTAAGACTCCTCTGGGGACGCCGCTGACCGCCGGACGCTGCTACAGCCCGCTGTCCGTCTTCCAAACCCCTCCCCCCATCAAAGAGGAGGAGCCACTCACCGCCGCCGAGTCATGTGGCCCCGGCAAG tcggAGAAGGCAAGCAGCTCCAGTCAGGAGGGGGAGACCACGCCCACTTCCTCTCAGCTGACGAATCACAGCCAGCCAGTCCCGGCATTCTTCACCCCAGACCTCAGGAGAACCAACGGGATTCAAGCGCAGCTGAGCTATGAGTCACCTGCACAGGGAGCTCCGCCCActgcagcag GAGCGTCTCTCTCTgccgccgcctcctcctccctctcccagAACATCATGGAGGTTGTCGGGCAGggagcagcagctcctctctcctcgctgcagatcCACTTCATCCAGAACATGATCCACGAAACTCTGGAGGACTTCAG ggaTGTGTGTCACAGAGACATCGTGAACCTGCAGGTTGAGATGGTGCGACAGTTTTACATCCAGCTG aACGAGATCCACGGCCTGATAGAGAAATACTCCGTGAACGAGTCtctggtggaggaggtggagaaactGAGGGAGGAGAACCGCCGGCTGAAGACCAACTACTGA
- the si:ch211-59o9.10 gene encoding E3 ubiquitin-protein ligase RNF12-B isoform X1: MEDLSAGSSEPDSPGALNRACLLDPEDELYHDLSIMVPETPSPQLGKRRRHSRFTEERFSPVAAGRSPGRHELPHKSKRRRLAAAMAEQSVGFIPASSLRTLPQVSLLESSLSTASSSSSSSSSSSSSSSSSSYLTSVSEGEAGGDGIHSPACLSIRLKKRLEAAAAPASSSSSESLSFLTAEEKQWLNGEQGNSSIAPLEIVISDDEGAAVRSTQQEEDEAFARSLQAQFDREETHSRPRDHQHHHHHPHHHLHQRFHPYMEPSWMPHLLAAVSPLVGFENDLIGQRNRRGRGRRRIADAEEEQQGNDYEALLAFEEQQGSVVKNKLSRRELQRFPTKSFTSASGGNTTCQICFCDYTDGEKLRMLPCFHDYHVQCIDRWLKDNSTCPICRANLADSAAYAPPASDP, encoded by the exons ATGGAGGATCTGTCTGCCGGCTCCTCAGAGCCCGACAGCCCCGGCGCTCTGAACCGAGCCTGCCTGCTGGACCCGGAGGACGAACTGTACCACGATCTGTCCATCATGGTCCCAGAAACCCCCAG CCCGCAGCTCGGCAAACGGAGGAGGCACAGTCGCTTCACAGAGGAGCGCTTCAGTCCG GTGGCTGCAGGCAGGTCTCCGGGTCGACATGAACTTCCTCATAAATCCAAGCGCAGGCGTCTGGCTGCAGCAATGGCGGAGCAGAGCGTTGGCTTCATTCCTGCTTCGTCTCTTAGGACGCTTCCTCAGGTCAGCTTGCTGGAGTCCTCCCTGTCCACcgcttcttcctcctcctcctcctcctcctcctcctcctcctcctcctcctcctcctcctacctCACCTCAGTATCGGAGGGGGAGGCGGGGGGAGACGGGATCCACAGTCCTGCATGTCTCAGCATCAGGTTGAAGAAGCGTCTGGAGGCAGCTGCGgctcctgcctcctcctcctcgtctgaATCTCTGTCCTTCCTCACTGCAGAGGAGAAGCAGTGGCTGAACGGAGAGCAGGGAAACTCCTCCATAG ctcctctggaGATCGTGATCAGTGACGATGAGGGGGCCGCAGTGCGCTCCACTCAGCAGGAGGAAGACGAGGCTTTCGCTCGGAGTCTGCAG GCCCAGTTTGACCGGGAGGAGACCCACAGCAGACCCCGtgaccaccaacaccaccaccaccatcctcatcatcatcttcatcagagG TTTCATCCCTACATGGAGCCCAGCTGGATGCCCCACCTCCTCGCTGCCGTCTCTCCTCTGGTCGGCTTTGAAAACG ATCTGATTGGGCAGCGGAACCGAAGGGGGCGGGGCAGGAGGAGGATAGCTGATGCTGAAGAAGAGCAACAGGGCAACGACTACGAG GCTCTGCTGGCCTTCGAGGAGCAGCAGGGCTCCGTGGTGAAGAACAAGTTGAGCCGGAGGGAGCTCCAGAGGTTTCCCACCAAGAGCTTCACGTCAGCGAGTGGCGGGAACACCAC gtgtcagATCTGTTTCTGTGACTACACTGACGGGGAGAAGCTGAGGATGCTGCCGTGTTTCCATGACTACCACGTACAGTGCATCGACCGCTGGCtgaag GATAACTCCACCTGTCCGATCTGCAGAGCGAACCTGGCCGACAGCGCCGCCTACGCCCCCCCCGCCTCTGACccctga
- the nedd1 gene encoding protein NEDD1 isoform X2 has translation MEEVTRLVSTGDCVRIWDAGSMAPLEQFNPHSSSHPVAQACWSSNNQYLVSASSSGDKLVVCSLKSSPVPVVELGDGKKQTCVSLSSSSQFLVSGGLDHCVHIWDLKTKRLHRSLRDHKEEVTCVSFNSNDSYVASGSSSGDLVLHSLTTNLSSKAFGHGNNQPIHDLRLSLLRRSLLGSVSDSGSVVLWDSNTQKELHAFDGAHKAPGSGLAFSPASELLVVSVGLDKKIVCYDTASKIVLRSIRVDSPLTAVDFTPDGTGLVVGSTQGKIFQYDLRNSSAPTRVTAAHKTSITCLRFQSSSRHKQSSKLGSSKIVKRSSTKLSNSQSDPAPHRQVTGTGGAAAEVLTREAEGWQGPEQLPVGEKFSSVGRNSLDVFSPAREDSRFPGTTGDTLFGRTLVTGLEMLSREGEGQPVVSRASLDIFSPVREDSHSGIHRKTPLGTPLTAGRCYSPLSVFQTPPPIKEEEPLTAAESCGPGKSEKASSSSQEGETTPTSSQLTNHSQPVPAFFTPDLRRTNGIQAQLSYESPAQGAPPTAAGASLSAAASSSLSQNIMEVVGQGAAAPLSSLQIHFIQNMIHETLEDFRDVCHRDIVNLQVEMVRQFYIQLNEIHGLIEKYSVNESLVEEVEKLREENRRLKTNY, from the exons ATGGAGGAGGTGACCCGCCTGGTGTCCACAGGAGACTGCGTGAGGATCTGGGATGCCGGTTCGATGGCTCCGCTGGAGCAGTTTAACCCTCACAGCAGCAGCCACCCGGTGGCTCAGGCCTGCTGGAGCTCCAACA ATCAGTACCTGGTGAGTGCCAGCAGCAGCGGGGACAAGCTGGTGGTCTGCAGCCTCAAATCCTCCCCGGTCCCCGTGGTGGAGCTGGGAGATGGG AAAAAGCAGACCTGTGTgtccctcagctcctcctctcaGTTCCTGGTGAGCGGGGGTCTGGATCACTGCGTTCACATCTGGGACCTGAAGACCAAGAGACTGCACCGCTCCCTGAgg GACCATAAGGAGGAGGTGACCTGCGTCTCCTTCAACTCCAACGACAGCTACGTGGCTTCGGGCTCCAGCAGCGGAGACCTGGTGCTGCACAGCCTCACCACCAACCTGTCCAGCAAGGCCTTCGGACACGGCAACAACCAG CCGATCCACGATCTGCGGCTGTCCCTTCTGCGGCGCTCACTGCTGGGCAGCGTGTCAGACAGCGGCTCAGTGGTGCTGTGGGACTCGAACACGCAGAAGGAGCTGCATGCGTTCGACGGCGCCCACAAAGCCCCCGGCTCCGGCCTCGCCTTCTCCCCCGCCAGCGAGCTGCTGGTGGTCAGCGTGGGTCTGGACAAGAAGATCGTCTGCTACGACACGGCCAGCAAGAT AGTGCTGAGGTCCATCCGGGTGGACAGCCCCCTCACAGCGGTGGACTTCACTCCGGACGGCACCGGGCTGGTGGTGGGCTCCACGCAGGGGAAGATCTTCCAGTACGACCTGAGGAACTCCAGCGCCCCCACCCGGGTCACCGCCGCTCACAAAACTTCCATCACCTGCCTCCGCttccagagcagcagcagacacaag CAGTCCAGTAAGCTGGGCTCCTCAAAGATCGTGAAGAGATCCTCCACCAAGCTGTCCAACAGCCAGTCTGACCCCGCCCCCCACAGACAGGTGACAGGTACAG ggggcgctgcagcgGAGGTCCTGACCCGGGAGGCTGAGGGCTGGCAGGGTCCGGAGCAGCTTCCTGTCGGGGAGAAGTTCAGCAGCGTGGGCCGGAACAGCCTGGACGTGTTCTCTCCGGCTCGGGAAG ACTCCCGTTTCCCTGGGACCACCGGAGACACGCTGTTCGGTCGAACCCTCG tcaCCGGACTGGAGATGCTGTCCCGGGAGGGGGAGGGGCAGCCGGTGGTCAGCCGTGCCAGTCTGGACATCTTCTCCCCCGTCAGAGAAG ACTCTCACTCCGGCATTCACCGTAAGACTCCTCTGGGGACGCCGCTGACCGCCGGACGCTGCTACAGCCCGCTGTCCGTCTTCCAAACCCCTCCCCCCATCAAAGAGGAGGAGCCACTCACCGCCGCCGAGTCATGTGGCCCCGGCAAG tcggAGAAGGCAAGCAGCTCCAGTCAGGAGGGGGAGACCACGCCCACTTCCTCTCAGCTGACGAATCACAGCCAGCCAGTCCCGGCATTCTTCACCCCAGACCTCAGGAGAACCAACGGGATTCAAGCGCAGCTGAGCTATGAGTCACCTGCACAGGGAGCTCCGCCCActgcagcag GAGCGTCTCTCTCTgccgccgcctcctcctccctctcccagAACATCATGGAGGTTGTCGGGCAGggagcagcagctcctctctcctcgctgcagatcCACTTCATCCAGAACATGATCCACGAAACTCTGGAGGACTTCAG ggaTGTGTGTCACAGAGACATCGTGAACCTGCAGGTTGAGATGGTGCGACAGTTTTACATCCAGCTG aACGAGATCCACGGCCTGATAGAGAAATACTCCGTGAACGAGTCtctggtggaggaggtggagaaactGAGGGAGGAGAACCGCCGGCTGAAGACCAACTACTGA